The genomic window GGCGATCACTCCGTCCTCGCCTTCCCAGATGGGCGCGGGCGCACCTTCACCGCGCATGGCACGATCGACCGCCTCGATGGCGACCTTGCCGGCCCAGGCGGGCGCGAACGCCTTCCAGCTGGAGATTAGCCCCTTGCGGGACTGCCGGGTGGCCGTCGTCAGGTGCAGCGCCTGACCGATCGCCGAATAGATCGTCTCCTGGCCCAGTCGCAGCATGGCACCCAGGCCGGCCGCCACCGCCGGACCTAGGTGGGCGATGTGGTCAATTCTGTGCTCGTGCAAGCAGATTCCCTTGACCAAGTCGATCTGTATTTCGTAAGCGGTTGCCAGGCCTCGGATCAGGTCCGCGCCGCTCACACCGAGGTGCTGGGCAACGGCCACCAGAGGGGGGATGTTGTCGCCGGGGTGGGAATAGTCGGCGGCCAGGAAGGTGTCGTGGAAATCCAACTCGCGTACCGCGACGCCGTTGGCCCACGCCGCCCATTCCGGTGCGTAGTCGCCGGAGACACCGAACACCGTGGCACCCCGATTGCCGTAGGGGTGGGCAAGCGCCTGCGCACGCGCGACGGCTACCGGGCGGCGCAGGACGGCGGCCGCGGCAACCGCGGCGTCGTCGATGATGCGGTTGATGATCATCGACTCGGTCTCGGGCGGCACCGGCACCGGATCGGCGGCGACCTCGGCGATCTTCCATGCCAGGTGTTCAGTGCGCGGAAAGTCGTCGGCGCTGCGCCGTGCTCGTACTTCGTGGATGCGCATAAGCCGCAGACTACGCAGCCGCACTGTACGCATGAACCGCTTGAGCGAAAGGGTGGCGGTCGACCACCCACTGCTCGATAGTGCCTTTGGTGTCCGGTGTTGCGCCTGTCGTCGTTAGTCTCATCAGTGGATTGGCCGTAGCGGTCATCACGGCACCGGTCGGCGTCTCGGGGGCCGTCTTTCTGCTGCCTATTCAGTTCAGTGTTCTGCAGGTGCCCAGCCCCTCGGTGACTCCGACGAACCTGCTGTTCAACGTCTTGTCCGTGCCCGGCGCGTTGGCCCGCTATCGGCGTCGCGCACCGCTTCGTAGCCCGTTGACCGGGCTGCTGCTGGCCGGCACGGTGCCAGGCGTCGTGGTCGGCGCGCTGGTTCGCGTGCTGCTGTTACCGGGGCCTCGGGTGTTTCGCCTGTTCGCCGCCGCACTACTGCTGCCGTTGGGGCTTTGGCTCTGCCGGCGCGGATGGAAACCCCTGTCCGGCGGGCTGTCTCACGCCCAGCCATTGTCAAGGGAAGCAATCGGCTTACTCGCTCTCGGCGTCGGGCTGATAGGCGGCATCTATGGAATCGGCGGCGGCTCACTGCTGAGTCCGATCCTGGTCGGCAGGGGCATGGACGTGCGCCTGGTGGCGCCGGCCGCCTTGACATCGACTTTCGTTACCTCGGTGGCCGGTGCCGCGACTTACACCGCGCTGATCGCGGCGAACCCCACACTCGACATTGCGCCGGACTGGACCATCGGAGTCGCCGCGGGTGTCGGGGGTTTGCTCGGCGGCTACGTGGGTGCGTCTTTGCAGCCGCGACTACCCGAGCGCGCACTGCGGACGCTGCTGGGTGTCAGTGCGATCGCCACAGCAGCCCTTTACCTGATCCAATCATTGTGACCGGCAACGCTTTCCGCATTTCCGAGGTGGACACCGTTCACCCGGCTCCGGAAGCTTAGTCGATCGGATGACCTTCTGTCTCGGCGAGGTGTTGTGCTTGTTCGCCACCTGTTGTCGGCAGCTTGGCGTCCTCCCAGGCGCCATAGCCGCCCAGCAGGTCGGAGACGTCTTCGAACCCAGACGCTCGTAAGACGCTGGCGGCGACCATAGAACGGGTACCGCTGGCGCAGTAGACGACAACAGGAGCCGCCGCGTCGATATCGGAGAGCGACTGCGTCAGGGCCGGTAACGGGATGGTCCGCGCACCGGGTATCACGCCGTCCTCCACCTCCCCGAGTCCGCGCACATCGACGATCTGCAGCCGAGGTTCGACGTCCCGTAGGCCGGCCAACTGATGAACGCTCAACCGGGAAGCGGTCTGTACGAGGTCTTTCCTCTGCACCACAACGTCTGCCAGGTTCCGCAGTTGTCCGACGACGCGGTCGAAGCCGACCCGGGACAGCCGGATCTTGGACTCGCGGGCGGACACCGGGTCACCGACCAGGACGATGTCGCGGTCCGGTTCGAGCACATTGCCGGCCCATTCGGCGAAGCGTCCTTGCAAGCTGGTGTTGACCGCACCCCGCAGATGGCCGTAGGCGTAGTCTCCCGGTCCCCGAGTGTCCAGCAGTACGGCGCCTTCCTCGGCGCGCTGCAACACGTCATCGACGTCGAGTAAGGGCGGGGCATCGTCGTCGAGGAGTGGGTGCGCCTCCGTGTTGCGCGTCGATGCGTATTCGAAGTACGGCGGCTGCACCGATTGGCCTTCGGTCACCGCGGCAACGAATGCGTCGACGTCTGACTTCTGCAACGCGTAATTCTTCTCCCTCTGCTCACCAACGGTCGAACTGGTCTCGCTCGACAATTGCTTGCCGCAGGAAGAGCCGGCGCCATGCGCGGGGAAAACCCGTGTTGCATCAGGCAATTTCAGCAACTTGTCATGCAACGAGTGATACAGCGATCGAGCCAGCTCGTCAGCCGATATGCCCGATGAGGAGCAGAGGTCAGGGCGTCCGACGTCACCGACGAACAGTGTGTCACCGGTGAGAACTCCGTAGGGAACT from Mycobacterium kubicae includes these protein-coding regions:
- the prpD gene encoding 2-methylcitrate dehydratase PrpD; this encodes MRIHEVRARRSADDFPRTEHLAWKIAEVAADPVPVPPETESMIINRIIDDAAVAAAAVLRRPVAVARAQALAHPYGNRGATVFGVSGDYAPEWAAWANGVAVRELDFHDTFLAADYSHPGDNIPPLVAVAQHLGVSGADLIRGLATAYEIQIDLVKGICLHEHRIDHIAHLGPAVAAGLGAMLRLGQETIYSAIGQALHLTTATRQSRKGLISSWKAFAPAWAGKVAIEAVDRAMRGEGAPAPIWEGEDGVIAWLLAGPGHTYRVPLPEPGEPKRAILDSYTKEHSAEYQSQALIDLARRMRERIGDLNQIETIVLHTSHHTHYVIGTGSNDPQKFDPDASRETLDHSVMYIFAVALQDGCWHHERSYTAERAHRPDTVALWHNISTREDPEWTRRYHSSDPAEKAFGARAEVTLKGGAVIVDELAVADAHPLGAKPFRREQYLAKFAELADGVLGDTEQRRFLSVVEGLAGMAAGTLGALNPIVDPLVLAKSPPIPRGIFR
- a CDS encoding sulfite exporter TauE/SafE family protein — encoded protein: MSGVAPVVVSLISGLAVAVITAPVGVSGAVFLLPIQFSVLQVPSPSVTPTNLLFNVLSVPGALARYRRRAPLRSPLTGLLLAGTVPGVVVGALVRVLLLPGPRVFRLFAAALLLPLGLWLCRRGWKPLSGGLSHAQPLSREAIGLLALGVGLIGGIYGIGGGSLLSPILVGRGMDVRLVAPAALTSTFVTSVAGAATYTALIAANPTLDIAPDWTIGVAAGVGGLLGGYVGASLQPRLPERALRTLLGVSAIATAALYLIQSL
- a CDS encoding MBL fold metallo-hydrolase, whose amino-acid sequence is MIFTQHYLSCLSQASYLIGDESTGRAVVVDPRRDIDIYLQEAAEHGLRIERVIETHIHADFLSGHLELAEATDAVISFGADADVEFAIEPLHDGQRISLGEVTFEILSTPGHTPESICIVVYEHPGDEVPYGVLTGDTLFVGDVGRPDLCSSSGISADELARSLYHSLHDKLLKLPDATRVFPAHGAGSSCGKQLSSETSSTVGEQREKNYALQKSDVDAFVAAVTEGQSVQPPYFEYASTRNTEAHPLLDDDAPPLLDVDDVLQRAEEGAVLLDTRGPGDYAYGHLRGAVNTSLQGRFAEWAGNVLEPDRDIVLVGDPVSARESKIRLSRVGFDRVVGQLRNLADVVVQRKDLVQTASRLSVHQLAGLRDVEPRLQIVDVRGLGEVEDGVIPGARTIPLPALTQSLSDIDAAAPVVVYCASGTRSMVAASVLRASGFEDVSDLLGGYGAWEDAKLPTTGGEQAQHLAETEGHPID